The Flavobacterium galactosidilyticum nucleotide sequence TTAAAAAGAGAGCATGAAATTGTAGATTATATTTTCTCTGAATTAGGTAATGTTACAAATATAAAAATCCTTGCAGCGCAACATCAACAAAGGTTAGGCGTAATTTCTTTCTTTGTAGAGGATTTACATTTTAATTTGGGAGTAAAATTATTGAATGATAAATTTGGTATTCAAACTCGTGGTGGATGCAGTTGTGCTGGTACTTATGGGCACTTCTTATTGCACGTAGACCAGGAAACTTCTAGTAAGTTAATCGACGAAATTACATTAGGAGATTTAATCAGAAAACCAGGTTGGATTAGAATGTCTATTCATCCTACGACTACAAGTGATGAAATTGAATATGTTTGCGATGCAATTAAATCATTAGCCAAAAATCATACAACTTGGGCTTTAGATTACGATTATAATCCTGAAACTAATGAGTTCATAAATAAAAAAGCACAACCACTAGAAGACGAATTTGTAAAAAAATGGTTTACAGTCTAACAGTTTAGCTTTGCATTTTATTAAGAATCACTTATTAAACTTTTTAAGGTTTTCTAAGTGATTTTTAATTTTGAATAAGAAGTAGATGTAATTTGTGAAAGCGGAGTAGTAAATATAAATCCTACTTTCGCATCTTAAAATTTAAAAAAAAATATATTCAATTTGCTCTACAAATTACATCTAATATTTTTAAAGAGAAAATAGGTTGAAAATATTGATTAACATTAATTTTTGCCTCTTACTTCCTATACATTTCAGAATCACTATCTTTACAATTCACAATAAACAAACTCTATGAATACCATTTTGATAGCAATAATTATTTTAAATGTTTTAATTAGTTACAAAGGTTTTAATGATCTTTCTTTTTTTAGGAAATACGAATTTCATGTAGGAAGTATTCGTGCAGGAGAACAAATCAGAATGTTGTCATCCGGTTTTCTTCACGTAGATATGACTCATTTACTATTTAATATAATGACACTTTGGTTTTTTGCTCCAGTTGTTATTAATTATTTGGGTGTTTTTTCATTTGTATTAATTTATTTTGGAAGTCTACTGTTTGGAAGTCTACTCACGTTAGCTTTTCATAAAAACGATTATGGGTATAGAGCCGTTGGCGCATCTGGAGCAGTAACTGGTGTTTTATATTCCGCTATTTTATTGCAACCGGATATGATGTTAGGAATCTTTTTTATAATTCCTATGCCTGCTTATCTTTTTGGAATTCTTTATTTATTGTATTCAATATATGGTATGAGAGCTAAAAACGATAACATTGGTCATACGGCGCATTTTGGAGGTGCTGTAGGCGGTTATTTGATAACATTAATCAAAGAGCCCACATTATTGGTAGAACATACTTTGATGGTGGTTTTATTAGCTATTCCTATTGCTGCTCTTTTTGTGATGCAGAAAATGGGAAAACTATAATGGCACAACTTTTGAAAAGGAAATAGTAAAAACAATTAAATTTAAAAAAAATGAAAAAAGCACTATTCATGTTGTCAATATTATTCATAACGATCTCTTATGGACAAGAAGTAAAACCAACTCCTCAGATTAACGTAAGTGGAGAAGGAAAGGTTAAAGTTATTCCAGATGAAGCTACTATCGCAGTAACTGTTGAGACTAAAGGAAATAATGCTAAAGATGTTAAAAAGCAAAATGATGTCAAGATCGAAGCTGTTTTAAAATTTATCAAAAAAATGAATTTGTCGCCAGCTGATTTTAAAACCCAACGTGTTGCATTGAATCCGCAATATGATTATGAAAAAAAGAAACACAGTTATAATGCTACACAAACAATCGAAATTTTATTGAGAGATTTATCAAAATATGATGAGTTAATGGACGGATTAGTGGATGAAGGAATTAATAGAATTGATAATGTAACATTCCAATCTTCAAAGATGGCTGAATATCAATCAGAGGCAAGAAAATTAGCGATTAAAGAAGCAAAAATGAAAGCCGAAGATTATGTTTCTGTTTTAAAACAAAAAGTAGGTCCAGCGTTTACTATAACTGATAATTCACAAACGTATTATCCCCGACCAATGTTCGCTGCCATGAAAACAATGGAAAGTAGTGATATGAGTGCGCCAAGAGAAACACTTGCAGCGGGTGAAATAAATATTACTGCTAATGTTACTGTTAGTTTTATTTTGTATTAA carries:
- a CDS encoding rhomboid family intramembrane serine protease, translating into MNTILIAIIILNVLISYKGFNDLSFFRKYEFHVGSIRAGEQIRMLSSGFLHVDMTHLLFNIMTLWFFAPVVINYLGVFSFVLIYFGSLLFGSLLTLAFHKNDYGYRAVGASGAVTGVLYSAILLQPDMMLGIFFIIPMPAYLFGILYLLYSIYGMRAKNDNIGHTAHFGGAVGGYLITLIKEPTLLVEHTLMVVLLAIPIAALFVMQKMGKL
- a CDS encoding SIMPL domain-containing protein, with the protein product MKKALFMLSILFITISYGQEVKPTPQINVSGEGKVKVIPDEATIAVTVETKGNNAKDVKKQNDVKIEAVLKFIKKMNLSPADFKTQRVALNPQYDYEKKKHSYNATQTIEILLRDLSKYDELMDGLVDEGINRIDNVTFQSSKMAEYQSEARKLAIKEAKMKAEDYVSVLKQKVGPAFTITDNSQTYYPRPMFAAMKTMESSDMSAPRETLAAGEINITANVTVSFILY